The proteins below are encoded in one region of Hordeum vulgare subsp. vulgare chromosome 3H, MorexV3_pseudomolecules_assembly, whole genome shotgun sequence:
- the LOC123439110 gene encoding uncharacterized protein LOC123439110: MERQRVVVVVEDAPASRAALEWAVRNFIRAGDSIALLHVCAPARSRRRRRRLRLRGFQLALAFRDLCDGVAEAMVEIVVREGELGDTVAAAVGQLRASTLVVGLHDKSFLYGSPSPYAGVRGLGCRVLAVRQDATARRGAVEAELTQVETIRLHLPPPKIPFPIFALPLGVIWRRSSSSSKRRK; the protein is encoded by the exons ATGGAGAGGCagagggtggtggtggtggtggaggacgcGCCGGCGTCGCGCGCGGCGCTGGAGTGGGCGGTGCGCAACTTCATCCGGGCCGGGGACTCCATCGCGCTGCTGCACGTGTGCGCGCCGGCCCGGTccaggcgccggcgccggcgcctccGGCTGCGGGGCTTCCAGCTCGCGCTCGCCTTCAGGGACCTCTGCGACGGCGTCGCCGAGGCCATGGTGGAGATCGTGGTGCGGGAGGGGGAGCTCGGGGACACGGTGGCGGCCGCCGTCGGCCAGCTCCGGGCGTCCACGCTCGTCGTCGGCCTCCACGACAAGAGCTTCCTCTACGG GTCGCCGAGCCCGTACGCCGGAGTGAGAGGGCTGGGGTGCCGGGTGCTGGCCGTCCGGCAGGACGCGACGGCGCGGCGCGGGGCCGTGGAGGCGGAGCTCACCCAGGTGGAGACCATACGGCTGCA CCTCCCGCCGCCCAAGATCCCGTTCCCCATCTTCGCGCTGCCGCTGGGCGTGATCTGGAGgcgatcatcgtcatcatcaaagaggaggaaatga